One window of Nocardia sp. NBC_00508 genomic DNA carries:
- a CDS encoding DUF350 domain-containing protein: MTAVALESGYWSSLGEGVGAIVLYALVGLVLMLVGFYAIDMTTPGKLRKLVVAGKPNAIIVTAAGMISMAFIVVLAIFSVGGGGKLSEGLIAALVFGLVGIVAQVISVRVIERALGIDIGAALHAETYTAEVLVVAAAHFALGLVIAFAIL, encoded by the coding sequence ATGACCGCAGTCGCCCTGGAATCGGGGTACTGGAGCTCGCTGGGCGAGGGGGTCGGAGCGATCGTCCTCTACGCCCTCGTCGGCTTGGTGCTCATGCTCGTCGGCTTCTACGCCATCGACATGACCACGCCGGGCAAGCTGCGCAAGCTAGTAGTGGCGGGCAAGCCGAACGCCATCATCGTGACCGCCGCGGGCATGATCAGCATGGCGTTCATCGTGGTGCTCGCCATCTTCTCCGTCGGCGGCGGCGGCAAGCTCTCCGAGGGCCTGATCGCGGCGCTGGTGTTCGGCCTGGTGGGCATTGTCGCGCAGGTCATCTCGGTGCGGGTCATCGAGCGGGCGCTCGGCATCGATATCGGCGCCGCGTTGCACGCGGAGACCTACACCGCCGAGGTCCTCGTCGTGGCGGCCGCGCATTTCGCGCTCGGGCTGGTCATCGCCTTCGCGATTCTGTAG